The following are encoded together in the Glycine max cultivar Williams 82 chromosome 8, Glycine_max_v4.0, whole genome shotgun sequence genome:
- the LBD37 gene encoding LBD domain-containing transcription factor, with the protein MRMSCNGCRVLRKGCSENCSIRPCLQWIKSPESQANATVFLAKFYGRAGLMNLVNAGPEHLRPAIFRSLLYEACGRIVNPIYGSVGLLWSGSWQLCQAAVENVLKGAPITPITSEAAASGRCPPLKAYDIRHVFKDENSAAASNETQHQRVKTRSRVKRPLAKPKSTANQNNNINTKNTGTEFGSDEPGLVACDWTEEALNRSGSHDSTLSHQSEAANAVESESILSAETSILFRDEPESNPKRLDRTDDVGLELTLGFEPVSGAQHVVPVKKRRIDLKDFSGSSCKMELGLECSA; encoded by the exons ATGCGGATGAGTTGCAATGGATGTCGAGTTCTGAGAAAAGGTTGCAGTGAAAATTGCAGCATCAGACCCTGTTTACAATGGATCAAAAGCCCAGAATCCCAAGCCAATGCTACTGTGTTTCTCGCTAAGTTTTATGGTCGTGCTGGTCTCATGAACCTCGTTAACGCAGGCCCCGAACATCTTCGTCCAG CGATCTTTCGCTCGTTGTTGTACGAGGCATGCGGTCGGATAGTGAACCCGATTTACGGGTCTGTCGGGCTATTATGGTCCGGGAGCTGGCAGCTGTGTCAAGCCGCCGTGGAAAACGTCTTGAAAGGCGCGCCGATTACGCCGATCACGTCTGAAGCCGCGGCTAGCGGGCGGTGCCCACCGCTCAAGGCTTACGACATACGCCACGTGTTCAAAGACGAGAACTCCGCCGCCGCGTCCAACGAAACTCAGCACCAACGAGTCAAGACCCGCTCTCGAGTGAAGCGACCCCTCGCCAAGCCCAAATCCACCGCCAACCAAAACAACAACATTAACACTAAGAATACGGGAACCGAATTCGGATCGGATGAACCGGGTTTGGTGGCATGCGATTGGACCGAGGAGGCGTTGAACCGGTCTGGAAGTCACGATTCGACGCTGAGCCACCAGTCGGAGGCGGCGAATGCGGTGGAAAGTGAGAGCATTTTGTCTGCTGAGACTTCGATCCTCTTCCGAGATGAACCGGAATCCAACCCGAAGCGCTTGGACCGGACCGATGATGTTGGTTTAGAGCTTACGCTAGGGTTCGAGCCGGTATCAGGTGCGCAGCACGTGGTTCCGGTGAAGAAGAGAAGGATTGATTTGAAGGATTTTAGTGGCTCGTCGTGCAAGATGGAGCTGGGGCTTGAATGCTCGGCTTGA
- the LOC100813518 gene encoding 60S ribosomal protein L2, mitochondrial has product MSGVKRALRQFTFGTGKTAGRNSAGRITSFHRGGGAKRLQRTVDHKRNTASSLGVVERIEYDPNRSSKIALVRWIEGVHHRRRRAASANAASPKLLHLDPATNDANSIRGVFALNSMLPHTHAGTSSRELFLSALASKAKGSESESVSSLGIPRFAVAAARAPFFAQRARGEETLEVRHWRRNSDAWAHRNKRKAAISWQSIAR; this is encoded by the coding sequence atgtctGGCGTGAAGAGAGCACTGAGGCAGTTCACCTTCGGAACCGGCAAGACCGCCGGTCGCAACTCGGCGGGGCGCATAACGTCCTTCCACCGCGGCGGCGGAGCCAAGCGCTTGCAACGAACCGTCGATCACAAACGGAATACCGCTTCTTCTCTCGGCGTCGTCGAAAGGATCGAGTACGACCCTAACCGCTCCTCCAAAATCGCCCTCGTTCGCTGGATCGAAGGCGTCCATCACCGTCGCCGCCGCGCTGCCTCCGCCAACGCCGCTTCGCCCAAGCTCCTCCATCTCGATCCCGCCACTAACGACGCTAACAGCATTCGCGGCGTTTTCGCTCTCAATTCGATGCTGCCGCACACTCACGCTGGAACATCCTCCAGAGAGCTTTTTCTGTCTGCGTTGGCGTCCAAGGCCAAGGGATCAGAATCGGAATCGGTTTCTTCGCTCGGAATTCCGAGGTTCGCGGTTGCGGCGGCGAGGGCTCCGTTCTTCGCGCAGCGTGCGAGAGGGGAGGAGACGTTGGAGGTTCGGCATTGGAGAAGGAATAGCGACGCGTGGGCGCATAGGAACAAACGTAAAGCAGCGATTTCGTGGCAAAGCATTGCTCGTTGA
- the LOC100814060 gene encoding uncharacterized protein: MNYYNLQKNAFPACEEMRGSIPIADQNGGPVFCPKPRRAGVLMNLPIRPVKWHLGQQGEGSDSKAGAELLDIVLKRESYGEEFANQIPSSPPYFCGSPPVRASNPLIQDARFGDEVSTISSPSGLLSPSSASRKAGCARMKFGLKPAAVRVEGFDCLSRDCQNSGIPAVA, encoded by the exons ATGAATTATTATAATCTTCAGAAGAATGCCTTCCCAGCCTGTGAAGAGATGAGAGGCTCTATTCCCATTGCTGATCAGAATGGTGGACCTGTCTTTTGCCCTAAGCCACGCCGAGCTGGGGTTTTAATGAACTTGCCTATTCGGCCAGTAAAATGGCATTTAGG TCAACAAGGTGAGGGGTCTGATTCAAAAGCTGGGGCAGAACTACTTGACATTGTTCTCAAGAGG GAGAGTTATGGGGAAGAATTTGCAAATCAGATACCTTCATCTCCTCCATATTTCTGTGGTTCTCCTCCAGTTCGGGCTTCTAATCCCTTGATCCAAGATGCTCGATTTGGAGATGAAGTATCAACAATTTCATCGCCTTCAGGTTTACTGTCTCCATCTTCAGCATCTCGCAAAGCAGGATGTGCTAGGATGAAGTTTGGACTTAAACCGGCTGCTGTTAGAGTAGAAGGATTTGATTGCCTCAGCAGGGATTGCCAGAATTCCGGCATCCCGGCTGTTGCTTAA